The Micropterus dolomieu isolate WLL.071019.BEF.003 ecotype Adirondacks linkage group LG23, ASM2129224v1, whole genome shotgun sequence DNA window tattttgaattattttgtttatttttgtatttttttgtttgcttcttttATGTGGCTCAGTAACAAGAGGACATAGTTAACACTCACTTTTATTTACCAGTACATAGCACTATTAAGTTCCAAGTTTTACTGGtattaaagatatatttatGAAAACTCTTTCATCATTTAGGTACTGACCCGGAGGAAACCATTCTCAACGCATTCAAGATCTTTGACCCTGAAGGAAAAGGTGTCCTAAGAGGAGAGGAGTAtgcattttcttcattttctttacaACCAGACTTAAAGGTTcattgtgtaatatttaggaggatctattgacagaaattcaatataatatccataactatgttttcagtggtgtataaagaccttacataatgaaccgttaatgtttttattaccttaaaatGAGCCATATCTATTTACATACACTCtgggtccccttacatggaagtcgctatgttgtgccgccatgtttctacagtagcccaaatggataAACGCGTTTCATCACCACATTGAATATGTACGAAGAAGAACAAAAACGagtaacgttagtagtagtaatagtagtagtcgactggtttattataagtaaaaaacaaagagaaatttggacataTGGTggaccacatgtattatttagcacaagagcgtACAGAGTGTGTCGGCCACCGACACATCTTTGCAGTAGCATCCATGTTAATTCCACATTCCGatttaagagcacatgaatacaaactgaagtcggaagaacgacttcacaactcaggaaatgggaccatccaaggagcacatgaatgcaccgttCGCTGGTTGCAATTCTCAAACCCTCagcactagatgccactaaatgttacacactgaaccCTTAAGAGTCTATAGCCAcgctgagctaaatgctaacgtcagcatgctaacgttgttgatgtttttagcATGGTCACCATCTTAGTGTGGCATGTTAGCATTCTAACATCCACTAATTAGTACAGTGTAGGAGGATGGGAAtgccattcattttaaatgaatttcataacccaaagtattggacatatcaaatgtttgacttcatgatggtgctagatgaaaagtcattaggattcattttCTGGGCACCAAGGATATACGTACCAAATGCATGGCAATCCATTTAAAacctgttgagatatttcagtctggaccaaagtggtggatgtGTGACAAACATATTTGTTATACCAGCGCTTTGAACAATTCAAATAtacaataaatgcataaatgttgaaaatatttcgcCACTGATTACTCATTAAGAATGTGCTCAACTTTTAAGTGGAAAACAAATAAGATTAGAGagtaacaaataataatataattttcctttCACAGCATCAAGTACCACCTTATGTCTCAAGCAGACAAGTTCAACGAGGATGAGGTAATGCATGTCCATCCATCATCATCTGTTATTCCCTATGACAGAAAGTTACAGGGATCCTACCATGAAGAAGGGGTTGGATGATAATGATACATACAGATATAGATCTTGTCAGGTGTGTTGTAATTGTAAAATACATTGAACAATACATATTGTAAGAAACAAACCAAAGAAGAACCTGCAGGGCTTGCCGTTTTGTGGTAAACCATATTAGTAACCATAAGTATTGGGCTACTCGCGTTGACCCTAGGCCTGAACCACTGTAaccattaaaacaacaaatggcCACTTCACAATAAAAGGTTCCTACTGGTATAAAACTTTCCATATGAAGTAGCAGCAGAAAGTAACTTGCTTCAGCAGTAACTTATCACAGCTCTGATACATCTGACTCTAAATCTGTTAACAGGAACACAGGAGTGAAACCAAACCACAGAGATTCAGTtccaacatacaaaaaaactgGGAGCTAAACACAGAGCTTTCTCTCTCGTCACCAGCACAACCACACCTGCACTGATACTGCATTTGTGTCATATAATTTAGAGTGTACATTAAATTACTAGCAACCAAGTTGAAAAAAAATCCGGATATGTCAGGAATTTCAGACAGCTGAAAAGAACAACAGAGGTGTcaacaaaccaaaaaacagCTGCAAATCTAACACCGCTGGGAGTCACATCTAAATTAAAGCCAAAATGAACACTAATACAAtcgattttgttgatttttaagcagcagtttgtttgcatCTGGTTTGGTTTGCAAAAGTAGCTTGttaattaacacgttatatcttgtttgtttaaatagtgatctttagaagtgctggtagacagagttttttttctttggagaAAGCCAGGCTAGTTGCCCACCCCGTTTctacagtctttatgctaagctaagctgatACTAATTATTTCAAAAAAGTGTCCAACTTCTGTTTTAAGAACTGTAAATTGAGAACTGTACTACGTTGAAATAGACTGAATATATATTTAAGATGATTAACTTTGCCATGCTGATTATCACTTTTTGCTCTGACAACTGTGCTTTGAAAAAACACAGTGCAGCTCAGTTCGCCTTCACTGATGACTGACATTACATATACGCATGAATCAAGCATTTGGTTAACTTGTTTTCTTGAGTTGTTACTGTAATCCCACTTCCCTTCCTTTAGGTAAACCAGATGTTCACAAACTTTCCCCTGGATGTTTCTGGAAACTTGGATTACAAGAACCTGTGTTATGTTATTACCCATGGAGAAGACAAGGAGCAGGAGTGAAACAATCAATAACATCCCTCAGATCACCGGCTAAACATGTCATCTGAGACACTTCTAACTGACAACATCACATGTTGTCTTGTGTCACCCACAGCTTTAACAATAAAAGTTTAATGAAAGTCTTGTGTTCGTGAGATAATTGTTTTGGCATACTACATACTCTGGCTGCCATATTTATCTGAAAGTTAACATACCTCTATACACACAAGAAGGGATGTCCcgatcatttttattttggctTGATCCCAATCCCAGTACTTGCCGTTATCAAGTCCGATCCGAtacttatataatataatatataatataatatagatTATATAAACCTAAAttgatttaaatatgtattcACCGACTTTAATTTTGCCTGTCACATGCAGTGAAAAGTTTGCACTGTTGAGGCCACTGTAATTAAGGAGATTCATTAACATGTTATTCATTTAAATGGACTTTTAAAATGTCCAGTAAATGAGTGACTATATCTTAAAAATATATGGCAATAAGGCATGTTGCTAATGATGTTAATGATTTGATGGGAGGAAGTTTTTTCAACATGCATCATGTTGTAGAAACGGATCATGCttgaaaaataatattatgcaaaataataataataactttaggTGATAAATGTAGGGGAGTGAAAAGTACAagatttccctctgaaatgtagctgCAAGAGTAGAAGTAATTAACATAAAGTAGAAGTACTCTTCTGTAGTACTGTAGGCTACAAGTGGGCCTACCTCAgaactgtacttaagtaaatgaaCTTTCTGCCACTTTGATGGACAGGTTTTCGGAGAGGAAACAACAGTATAGGAAACTCTTTAATGACAACAATACATTTATGGGAGACGTCATCTTTTTTGAGGTATAAAATGGCTAGCATCGGTGCTGCCTCCCTAAGTTAGAGAGAGCCATAAAGAAACAGTaaatgttcttgttttaaatcagtgatttaaaggttttaaaatCAGGTGATTTCCACTTCAGATGCTACtctgctaagctaggctagttAGCGTTTAGCTAGTTTTGTTACTTTCCCCCCTCTATTACGATTAAGGATTTAGTTTCTCTCTTATGTGGTACAACAAACTCTGTTTATTTGTTGGAGCatcaaaatagatttttttaattcCACACAACAAGCAAAAAGGGAGTACATTGGGTTTAGCTAAATCTATCTCAGTGCTAGTGTTAACTAGCTGGAGTAGAATCACTGTAGTCACAgtattttactctgttttttAGTTCTAGTGatttttaatgctgttttttcacatttgtatTAAAAACACCACTAAGcaaagagaaatgaaaacagtagtgtagaaaacaaaacagcagggGCAGTGGATTAGATGTTTTTGTGTCCACTTCAAACCACACAGAGATTGTAGATGCGCGCTTCTGTGAGGTCTTCTTTTGTCTTCAGTGTGACGGATGTGGCAAGGTGTTGAAAGAGGAAACAAAGCTTGTGCTGCTGCTTCTGTCTGATACAGGAGAAGAATGAAGGCAGCCAGACCACTGAAGGTAAAGCACAGCAACATGTCAGATAAGACATTTTCTGTTGAGTTAGTTAAAGCATCGCAATCGCTCTAGTTGATATTatctaaaatgttatttaaatgtatgtttgtggCTGACCTGAATTAGACTCATAGTTCTGTTATCGACAGTGCACCTCTGGATGGAGGTGGAAAATGTTACCACACATAGACAGGCATAAATGTGACCAAAGAAAAGAACGCAATGAGGCTGTGTTGATGattttgataaaaaatataaaattacaccaaactactgagtgtttttataattataatattttagcataaaaaacacattttattttggccAACATAAATATGCTGAAAAAATGTAGTATGACAAGTATGGTACTTGTATTTTAGTTAAGTAGCCTATCTTATACTTAATCTTTATTACATTTCAGATGGatgtattgtactttttactccactacatttatctgacagttgTACTTATTAGTTACTTGTGGAGAGACCCGCTCATAAAAAAACTGAAGTAGCCAACAATTTATATAGTTAGATTTTTCTCCACCTCAACTaggaacataaaaaaaacctttgTGCATTAGTAATAATAGCCCACACTTCAAGTACATTTTGATGATAATACTTGTACACTGGTGTACTGGCAAAATTAACgatacttttacttgtaatggagtatttttacaatgtgGTATTGCTGGCTCTAGCTCTAGAAGCTGAACATACAGAAATAACCAATAGCacatataacaaaaataatgtaataaaaatttGCATTAAGGAGGGAATTATAAGGTAAAAAGAAATTACtcaatatatattaaataattagtGTAAAGACAGGAGACCAACAGAAAGTGTAGGAGAAAGTTATAATGTAGGCTAGTTATCCTATAATCATTATGTAAAATGGCACAGGTACAGCTGAGAAAGATGAAGCACTTTAGAAAAATGATATTGTAAAATGTTCTTGAATACAGGGCGCTTAAGAGATAAAATAAGAAGGCATATTCTAAATTGATTTGATGATTTgagattttacttttactcattCAAGAGATGCAGTGACATGCAGGGAAGCATAAACGTGTTGTCCTGAGAGGCTGTGCTACAAGGCAAGTATGCAATAAAGAATAATAGTTAGAATATGAGTAAAATAATCAGTTAAAGAATAATCTAAGAATAATATATTTTCAGCATATGTAATGGAAGAATTCAAATGCTAAATGTGTATATTggctcagtgtgtaagtttttcagtgtaaaaatgtaatatgtACACATGGCACAGTTGTGTGAATGAGATGgctttgtttaaaatattctcAGCTGCcagtttataaaaataatataacagtcctgcaataaatcctacttTCATGATGGTTAGTAACGGGTAGTAACTCTAAACTGAAACTAAAAAGTTATATTCAACTATATAGTAAGTTGGAAGAATGTAGCTTGCGGGATTGTTGAATTGTACTACAATATTGAGAGATGTTTCTAATATTTAGTCAGTCAgtaacaatattaaaacaccCTGTTATTATTAAATCAGAACTGGttaactaaaaagaaaaaaaaactattaaagtgTAATGTAAGTGGAAATTTaagtgtaaaaattacaatCACCAGAAATACCCTACACATGAAGCCATGGTTCTCTGCAGCAGAACCTGAATGCAACATGAAAACAACTAAATACAGAGAAAGGAAAATGTCATGCAGTCTGACAGAGAGATGTGACTGTGGAAAGAATTACTTTCCAATACTGTAACGCCCTAAGACATAACACCAAAACCACACAGAGCTTCAAAACAAAGTATTATTGTCCTGACATGGCCAATCAGAGTCCAGACATTGACCCAAAGTAGAATTTGAGGGTGTGAATGAAAAAGTAACCTGCATATCCATGTATATTCGTCCAACATGTGCAGAAATGTCAACCTAATTTATTTCCACATTCTGACGATTTATGCGCAGAAATTATTAATTGATGGGTACAAATTAATTCAAGAGcacaatttattaatttatgagTACAATTTACTAATTCATGAGCATGATTTATTAAATCATATGCACAaattaacccccccccccatgacGTCTGTTGTGCTCCATACTTAGAAACGTTGACAAAGATTAACAGTTTTCTAAAGAAGACTGTATTAGAAGTGAGTGAATatttaatatgcaattaatTAAGGCCCAGTCAAGTACTGCTTGTGGTTAGTTGATTGACTACTGGAGCTGGGGAGCTAATTACACTAGCCAGCTGCGCTAGCGCTAGTCAGTCACAAAAGCTTCTCTCTAAACTTCTCTCTAAACAGGCCTTTATATTCTAAGGATTGCacatcatttaatttaataaagagTTAGTAAAGGGGAAAAAGCCCCTTAAGAAAGACACTTAGCACACTTGTTCACAAATGGGACAATAAGTTTCCAcagttttgtaatttttaacaGAGCGAATGGCTTTGTGACTAACAGTGGCTTTGATACCACAAACTTCATATATATGTCAGATATGAGGTCCATCTCGGTTCATCTGCTGCACAGAGCTTTCTCCTGGATTATCTTATACGACcaattttctgtttattctggACAAATTACGCCTCTTCAAAAACATGCTGAATAAGCAGatgcttaaaaaaaacaggctgaAGAAATTAGTTGGGTGAGAACGTGTTTTAGGGTCAACTTTGGAAACTCTTAGGTCTGAGAAAGTGCTGAGGTGTGATGTTTATTTAACTTGCCTTTGACACAACCAAGAGCAAAACATATACTTAATTTGAGACCAGGCAGtccaatatatatttgtgaaaCCCCTGCAGATATAAATGACCTGACCACTGTATTAAAGTTGTGACAGCTTGTGTAAATGTTTCCTGAGTTCACTGTCTTAAATATTTTACTATATTGTAACAATCTGATGCTTCTAAAAAGGCAGCGTACGAAGGTGTTAAGTCCCAGTTACAAACGGCAAActgtgtttcagtttcagtttggcCAACCACATCCTGTGGTTCACTCTGTCTTGTTAACAGGAAAACAGCAGCTACTTCAACCATGACAGAGTGAATAAGTGTAGATCACTGACCAGCAATCATTGCGGTAATATAATCTCAAAAACAACCGCTCTAAATGACTTACAAATAACCTTTAACATTTGAGCTTGTTGAGTTGGTTATTTCATTCGTACAATAACTATGTCAGTGCACTCAGTTGGTGATTTCTGTCTTTTAGGTATGATAGGTAACTCCAGTCTGCTGGCTGCTGTCCTCCCTGTTGTGTCAGTGGTGTCTCTGAGTCTACTGTCTCTTCTCTGTCTACGATGCAAAAAGAAAACCAGTAAGTGCACTTTCTCAAAGGCTGgaacagtgtgaatgtgtgtgatctGTGCATGCCGTAGTAGCGGTGGAAGATACTCAATCTGAGTCAAACGTGCGCTTGTGTTTGGCTGCTTCAGCTTTCTTTGCAGGCACGTTTTGGGGAGGCAATTGCAAGTGTAGTTTTATTCTTCCCAATTTACagtgtcatttttttttcaccGTGTATCAGTGTACCAGTACAGTACGCACCAACATGTACATGTAGGGGACAAGATGTAAAGTTAGGGAATAAGGGGTTAACAATGTGTGAAGAGAGGATAATTAGTTCTGTAGCTTTTTGTAAATCTGATGTGATTTCAAAATGATCATATACCACATACCTACAGGGGAGGGGTACAGATGATAACAAAAAGAGGATAGGCAAACTCCATATGTATTTTTCCTccgtttctattttttttaggTCAGGGGTACTTGTGGGTTTTTACTTTGGAACAAGGGGACTATAGCCTAGATgttactgtttttgttgtgtCTCTTTACTTACTTTCTTAACAGGTTTATGTGGATTGACATTAACACAGAGTGCTGTTCCATGTTGTCACAGAGTATAGGaagtacaaaaaataataagaacaaaatattttgttattgtcaatattttgcattgattaaaaaatttaattggcTGCTGTCATAGTAAAGGGAGAGACTTGATGAAATGAGGAAAACGCCGCACACTTTCAAAGACATTCATTGTGTTACCCCCTTAAACTT harbors:
- the myl10 gene encoding myosin regulatory light chain 10 isoform X3, coding for MFEQSQIQEFKEAFTIMDQNRDGFIDKGDLRDTYAALGRLNVGNDELDEMMKEASGPINFTIFLAMFGEKLKGTDPEETILNAFKIFDPEGKGVLRGEDIKYHLMSQADKFNEDEVNQMFTNFPLDVSGNLDYKNLCYVITHGEDKEQE